DNA sequence from the Arthrobacter jinronghuae genome:
AGGGCAATGGCGGAGCCCATGCCGAAGTTGTAGCGGCGGAAGGCTTCCTCATACATGTAGAAGGCGGTGATGGTGGTGTCCGTTCCGGGTCCGCCGTTGGTCAGGATCAGCACCGTCTCGAAGGTGGTCAGGCCGCCGACCACCATCAGGATCACCGAGGTGATGATGCTGTTGCGCAGCTGCGGGAGCGTGATGGAAAAGAACTGGCGCACCCGTCCGGCGCCGTCGATTTCCGCGGCCTGGTACAGCACCGGCGGAACCGATTTGGCGGCGCCCTGGTAGATCAGCGTGTGGAAGGGGGTGAACTGCCACATGCCCACGAAGATGATCACGCCGATGGCGGTGGACTGGTTGCCGAAGAGGTTGCCGTCCCCGAACAGCCACTTGAGCTGTGCGGGAACACCGAAGTTCGGATCGAGCAGCGCACGCCACAGCACCGAGATGGCTGCGGAGGAGAGCAGCAGGGGGAGGAAGAAGATGGCGCTGAGCACGGCGCGGTTGCGCTGCGGGCCAGCGGCCCAGACACCGAGCAGGATGCTCACCGGAGTCTGGGTGGCAACACCCAGCACAATGAACAGCACGCTGAGCCACAGGCTCTTGAGCATCACCGAATCGCCGGCGAGCGTTTCCCAGTTCTCGGTGCCGACAAACTTCGGGTCACCCAGCCCGGTCCAGGTCATAAAGGACAGGACGACGACGGCGATCAGCGGCACCACGGCGAAAAGCAGGAAAAAGACGGTGGCGGGCAGGGTCCAGGCGACGCCCGGACGGTTCAGCCGGGCCCGGCCGGCCCGCACCGGACGACCCTTGGCGGGGTTGTCCGGTGCGGCCGGAGGCCGGGGTGGAAGCAGAGTGGTCATGGTCTCGGCAATCGGTCCGGCTATTTCTTCAACGACTGCATGGCTTCAATGAAGCCGTCTTCGTCGATGCTTCCGGCGAAGAAGTCGGCAACAGCACTGTGGATGGTGGGTGTTGCGGCCGGCGGGTAGGCCTGGTCCCAGGACAGCTGGAAGTTAGGCGCATCCTGCACCAGTCCGAACTGGAAGCGGGCGTAGTCCGGGTTGGTCGCCTGGTCCAGGAAGCCCTCGGTGCTGGTGGTGGTGGGCAGGTTGCCGATGGCCATCTGCTCCTGGACAAATTCGTCCGAGTACATCAGCTTCAGGAAGTCGCGTGCGGCTTCCGGGTAGCGGGTGTCCTTGAGGACGGAGTAGTAGTTGTTGGTGTTGCCGACCAGGTTGGCAGGATCTCCCTTGCCTCCCTCGATCTCGGGGAATTCGCTCCAGCCCAGACCGCTGGCGGCGAACTCGGGGTTGACGTCCTGGATGGTGGAGTACTCCCAGGAGCCCATCAGTTCGAAGCCGGCCTGGCCGGTGGAGAGCAGGGTGTGGGAGCCGCCGTCGGTGAACTTCACGGACTGGAAGTTGGTGCCGAACGCCCCGGTGTCCACGAGTTCGCGCAGCATGCCCAGCGATTCGCGGCTTTCTTCGGAATCCCAGACGTCGGTGTCGCCGTCGATAGCGGACTGGAAGAGTTCCGGTCCGGCTACGCGGTCATAGACGTAGGAGAACCACATCTGGGTGGGCCATTCGTCGCCGCCGCCGAGGGCGATCGGGGTCTTGCCTGCAGCCTTGAGCTTCTCGACGGCGTCGAGCAGTTCGTCCCAGGTCTGCGGTGCTTCCTCGATGCCTGCCGAGGCGAGCACTTCCTTGTTGTGGAAGAGCATCACGGGCTGGGTGCCGCGCATCGGCACACCGTACGGGGTGTCGTCGACCGTGGCGACGTCGAACACCGAGGGAAGGAAGGCGTCCTTGAGCTTCGGATCCTCCTCGATGAAGTCATCCAGCGGCATCAGCAGGTCTGCGTCCACGAAGTCCTGGATACTGCCTCCGCCCCAGTTGAAGAAGATGTCCGGTGCTGCGTCGGTGCTCATGACCGTCTGCAGCTTCTGCTGGTATTCGGCGCCGGGGATGGTGTCCAGCACCACCTTCACGTCGGAGGTCTCATTGAAGCGTTCGACCATTGCGGATTCGACGTCGTTGCTCGCGTCTCCGTAAACGAGGACATGGATCTCATTTTCGGGACGGTCCGAGGCAGCGGAGTCGCCGCCTCCACAGCCGGCCAGGGTGAGGCTGAGCGCCAGTATGCCGGCGGCAGCCAGGACCGGGGTCCGGGACGAGGGTTTGTTCATCGTTGAACACCTTCCGAAAGTTTCGGTATATTGGTCGAAAGTTACTAGATGCCGTCAGCATAAGATGCACATAATGTGATGCGCAACACTTTTCCAATAAACTGTTGTCCCGCATTGCTTCGAACCCCGAAGGACTACCTATGCAGTCATCACTGCCGCAGAACCCGGTCACGCTGGCCGACCTGGCGTCCGAGGCCGAGGTTTCACTTTCGACAGTTTCGAAAGTTCTCAACGGGAGGACGGACGTTTCGCGGAAAACACGGGCGAAAGTCGAGGCGTTGCTGGAGGAGCACGGCTATCGCCGTAAGGGTGGGGCCAAGTCGCGGCTGCTGGAACTGGTGTTCCACGAACTCGAAAGCGCCTGGGCACTGGAGATCATCCGCGGCGTGGAAAACATTGCCCGCGAGAAGGGCCTGAGCGTGGTCCTGACGGAAAGCGGTACCCGGCACGCGCCGTCGCCCGAGTGGGTGGAAGGTGTGATCGCCCGCCGGCCGGTCGGCGTCGTTCTGGTTTTCTCCGACCTGGCGCAGGACTCGCGCCGGCAGCTCGAAGCGCGGTCCATCCCGTTTGTGATCATCGATCCTGCGGGGGATCCGGCTCCGGACGTGCCGTCAGTCGGGTCGGCAAACTGGTCCGGAGGCATGATGGCCACCCGCCATCTGATCGACCTGGGGCATACCCGGATTGCTGCGATCACGGGGCCGGAGGACATGATGTGTTCGCTGGCGCGGATTGACGGCTACCGATCTGCGCTGAACAACGCCTCCCTGCCGTTGGACCGGGATCTGATCCGGTACGGAAACTTCCACGTCGACGGCGGCCGCGACCACGCTCTGGAACTGCTTAGCCTTCCGGACCGTCCCACTGCCATTTTTGCCGGCAGCGACCTGCAGGCGCTGGGGGTTCTCGACGCCGCCCGGCAGCTGGGCATTAGCGTCCCGGACGAGCTTTCGATTGTGGGGTACGACGATCTGCAGGTGGCGCAGTGGTCCAGTCCTGCGCTGACCACGGTGCATCAGCCGCTGATTGAGATGGCCGAGGAAGCTGCCCGGATGGCTGTCCGGTTGTTCGAGGGGGAGCGGCCAAACAACCTGCGCCTGGACTTGGCCACCTCGTTGGTGGTGCGGCAGAGCACTGCTCGGGTGCCTGCGGCCGTGGGTTCGTCTGGCTAGGTTCGGTTCGCTCGGCCCCGCGCCCCCGCCGGTTCGGAAGCACGCTTTCTGCACGCCCGTCAATCTGCACGCCCCTCAAAACGGTGGTGCCTGTTCCGGCTGGGATTGTTCATGGTCCGTTCGCCCACGGTCCGGGTCCGGCACTGGACGTGGTGGTCCGAGTTCCAGGAACGGCTCGGTGCGATAGACCCGGCCGGTAGGCGAAGCCCACTCGATCACCCCGGGCACCGGTTGGCACGCTTTCCAGTAGCCCAGGGTCTTGAACCGGTGGTGACGGCGGCACAGATGTTCCAGGTTTCCGTGGTCGGTGGGACCGCCGCGGGCCCAGTCGACGGTGTGGTCGATGTCCGCGTTCGCGGTGCTGACCCGGCAACCGGGGAACCTACAGGTTCCGTCCCGGGCGCGGAGCCAACGGCGAAGCCCGGCCGGCACCTTTCTCCGTCTACCCACACCTAGGATCTCTCCGGTGTGCGGGTCTTGGGCCAGTCCAGTCCAGCCGACAGCATTGCGGGCCAGCCTGCGGGCTTCTTCGGCGCTGATGGGGCCGTAGCCGTGCAGCTCGGCGGGCTGGTCGTCGGCTCCGAAAAGGGTTTCGACGCTGATCAGGACCATGATCTCGGTCCGAGGGACGATCCCTTCGTCCGGTCCTGATCCCACTCCCGCTCTGGCGTCTATATCGGGGTTGCCTTCCATATTGGGGCTGCCTTCCGGGCCGCCGTCAAAACCGAGGTTTCCCTCGTACCGGGTGGCTGCGCCATTGTCATTGCCGGTGTGGCCGGTGTGGCCGGTGCCGGGTCGGACTCCGGTCGCGTATCGGGTTCCGGCTTCGCCTCGGGTTCCGGCCGTCGCGAAAAGTCCCCGGCTGCCGCCCATCAGCAGCTGCGACAGAATATCCGCACGCAGTTGATCCGTGGTCCGGGAATCCCCGGCAGACTGTTCACCCCGCGCGGCGGTACTGAGAGCGGTATAGATCTGCTGCGCTTCCGCGGCCCGGAGGTGGGCTGAGAGGCAGGACATGCCGTCCTCTTCCCGGTCCAGGGTGACCATGCGCTGCTCGAAAGCGGTCAGGTGCCGTTTGCTGACGGTCTCTGGGAACTTCTTTTCGCGCAGCCGCCGGGCCTTGGCCGAGAACTGCGCCCGCGTCTGACCCTCCGCCGCCTTCAACAGGTCCGCCTCGAACGCTGGCAGTTTCGAGGCGGGAACGTTCTGGCACTGTTCCAGGACCACCTGCGCATGCTGGTACGAAAACCGTCCCTCTTCCAAGCCGGAAAGGGTGGCGGTATGGGTGCCGCACAGCTGGCCGGCCTCGCTTAGCAGCCGCTGACCGGTCACCTGCGGAACATTCAGAATGGCTGCACCTTCGGCCGCCGCGAGGCTGAAAGCGATCCCGGGTTTATCCCGCTCCGACGGGTCGAAGAAGTTGTCCCGGAAGATTTGCTCCATCCGGTTCAAAAGGCGGGCCCGCTGGGCCTGCCCCCAGGAAATCAAATGCTCCACCCGGACCAAGGCCTCACCAACCATGGCTTCGTCGAAGGCTTCAAGGTTCTGCAACGCAAGGGTACCGGTGAAGCCGTCCGGGTAGGCCTCAACAGGATCGGCGCCGGAATCCGCGGAGACGGAGGCCCCCTCGCCAGCGACCCCGGCAGACGCTCGCGCCGCAAGTTGCGCCCGGTATACGGACAAAGTTATCGAAGAGCGGGGCGCATTTGCTTCACCAGGCTGCCCTCCCGGCTGCTGGTCTTTAGTGCCTGGCTCTTCGGTTGTCGGTTCGGTATTCCCGAGCTGATCCATACCTCAGGATTTCATCCGGCACTGACATTTCCGGGCCCAAACCAGCCCCTAAATGGCTTCCCCGGAAATCAAAAATACCTGTCTTTTCTGCAGCACTACCTACCCCCGGGAACCTGGCTCTGAAAAGTGACGGCCGGGGGAGCCCTCAACGCCTCGGCACCGATATCTCAGCACCCAGGTTCGACGGATCACCTGATCATGGCTAAGGTCAGCGGGACCGATCCACCGGAGAGAGCCGCTGGCTGCCTGCGTCTGAACCGCCGGACCACCCGACGGCGACCCGACGCCATCAGCCCGCAGGCAGTGAAAGGGTTTCCACCCGGTTTCCGAACGGGTCCTTGCAGTGGAACCGCTCGTAACCCTCGAAGGTGTACCGGTCAGTCCAGGAGACCTCGAAGCCTCGCGTTGAAATCCGGGCACCCAACTCCTCGAGCTCCTTAGCCGAATCCAGCAGCAGGGCCGGGTGCGCCTTCTTGGCAGGAACAAAGGGGGAGTCCACTCCTAGATGAATCTCCGCCACGACGTCATCGCCGTCGAATGTCCGGAACCAGCAGCCGCCCCGGCCGGCGAGCGACGGCGGCTTGTCCACCTCAGTCAGTCCCAGTGCCGCACCGTAAAACTGCCGGGCCTGGTCCTCCCCGTCCTTGGGTATTGAAACCTGTACATGGTGCAGCCGCATGAATCCCCCGAGTCTCGACTGATTGCAGTAACGAAACTGATTGTGCCAGAGGGCGCCGTTGACCGGTTCCGGGGCCGGTTTCAGACTGGGAGCAGCACGTTTGCCGAGCCACCGAGCCCCCGCCAGCCGAGCCATCGAGCCCCCGCCACCGAGCCACCGAGCCCCCGCCACCGAGCCACCAACCGAAGGTGCTTCCCATGGACAAGAACTTCCTGAACTACCCGGACTGGCAGGCCACCGCCGACACCCTGCACCTCTACCTGCAGGTGGCGGGCAAGGTGAAACTGGAACGCAGCTACCCCGAACCGGAATGGGGCCACGTGCGGATGCCCCTCACCGTCCAGGGCATCGGGACCGGCATCATGCCGGGACCGGATACGAACTTTGAGATTTACTTCAACCTGCGCCAGCATCATGTGGATGTGCAGAACACCAACTACATCCGCACCCGGATCGAACTCAGCGACGGCCTCAGTGTGGCGGACTTCTACCGCCAGTTGATGGGGGCGCTGGAATTCATCGAGGCGCCCACCTCCATCAACACCGACCCGCAGGAATTCTACGATCCGGTGCCTTTCGACGCCGATACCAAGCACTCCACGTATGACAAACATGCGGTGGAGCTCTTCCTCGACAACCTGCACTTCGCCCATCGAAGCCTTGAACAGTTCCTCGGACCGGTGCGCGGAAAGGTCTTCGCGCCGTCGTACTGGTTCGGCACCATGGACCTTTCCGGAACCATCTTCAGCGGCCAATCGGAGCCGTACCCGGGAAACGGAGTTATTGCCGTGAACTGCTTTGACGAGCGGTTCTGCGAGTTCGGCTTCTGGCCCGGTGACCCGTCCTCCACGGATCCCGCGTTCTACGTGATGCCCTATCCGTTCCTCTCCAACATCGGCAGCTACGGCACCATGCTGGCTCCGGCAAAGGCACAATTCCTCACCCGATCCAGCGAATTCATCTTTACGCTCAAGGACGCCTTCTCCTATGACGATCCACAGCAGGCCGTGGTGGACTTCTGCCGCACGAGTTTCGACATAGTGCAGCGGCTGGATCCGTGGGACGACATCGACTGGATCACCGAACCGCTGACCTACTGACGGCAGGTCGGCGTCGGTTGGATCTGCGGCTAGTGACGCAACATACTGCCGGAGATGGAACAATCACCTGTGAGCTACCTCATTGGCGAGGGTGCCCGACAAGGGGGAAACGATGGACGCGCGGGATGAACAGGCGCTTGACGCGGTCAAGCTCTACTACGGAACCGGACTTTCGCAGGGCGAGGTTGCCCAGCGGCTAGGGCTGTCGCGTCCGACTGTTTCCAAGCTCATCCAGCACGGCAAGGACCGAGGGTACGTCTCCATCCAGATCCATGACCCGCGGGAGCAGGAATCCTCGCTGGCTACGGAGCTGTGCAAGGCCTTCGGCCTCTCCGCCGTCCGCCTCGCCGTCGTGCCGGAGAGCGGACCCGAAGACCTGGTGGGGGAGCTCGGCAAGGTAGGCGCGGCACTGCTGGCCGAGAATGTCCGTGACGGCGACTCGGTGGGTGTCACCTGGGGCCAGACGATGTACGCCGTGGCGCGGAACCTTCAGCGCCAGGAGCGCCGCGGGGTGGAAATCATCCAGCTCAAGGGCGGGGTGTCCTACACCACCCGAGCCACCAACGACTTCGAGACCATCACCCTGTTCTGCAATGCCTTCGGTGCGTTTGCCCGGACCCTGCCGCTGCCGGTGATTTTCGACAGCGTGGAGGTCAAGCGGCTCGTGGAGAGGGAGGAGCACATCCGGCGGGTCATCGAGATGGGCCGGGAGTCCGACGTCGCGGTCTTCACCGTGGGTGCAATCCGTCCTGACGCCATGCTGTTCAATCTTGGCTACCTCAGCGAGACGGAGGAGGCCGGCATTGCTGCGCACGCCGTCGGGGATATCTGCTCCCGCTTTTTCGACGACGACGGGAACCCCTGCGTCCCGCAGCTGGATGAGCGGACGGTCGGCATCACTCTGCAGGACCTGCGCAGGGTGCCCACCCGCCTCATGGTCGCCGGCGGCGAGCACAAGGCAACGGCTATCGAAGCCGCACTGCGTTCCGGATATGCGACCCATCTGGTGATCGATCAGGACACCGCCCGGCAGGTACTGCGGATGACCAGGCAGCGCGCTGCGTCCTAGTCGAAATTGCGGAAAATATGTCAATAGTTGGTTTGACATGTGTTCCGAGCCACTTCTACAGTGAGTGAAAACCCTCAATGAGGAGGCTCACATGTCGAAGATTTCGCAACTCATCGATCACACCCTGCTTGCCCCGACGGCAACAGCCACGCAGATCGACACCCTGGTCCAGGAGGCCGTTGAACACGGGTTCAAGACGGTCTGCGTCAACCCGGCCTGGGTCAGCCGGGCCCGCCGTGCCGTAGAAGGAACCCCGGTCGGTGTGTGCACCGTCGTCGGCTTCCCGCTCGGCGCATCCACCACGGCCGTAAAGGTTTTCGAAACCACCGACGCCGTCACCAACGGTGCGCACGAGGTGGACATGGTCATCAACATCGGCTGGGCACTCGCCGGCCAGTGGGATGACATTGAAGCGGAAATCCGCGCCGTCGTCGACGCCGCCGGATCCCAGGCCCTGGTCAAGGTCATCCTCGAGACCTGCCTGCTGACTGCCGAACAGACCGCGGAAGCCTCGCGCCGCTCCGTGGCTGCGGGCGCGGACTTCGTCAAGACTTCCACCGGCTTCTCCAAGCACGGCGCCACCGTCGAAGCCGTACAGCTGATGCGGGAAACAGTGGGACCCGACCTTGGAGTCAAGGCCTCCGGCGGTGTCCGCACGCCCGAGGATCTCGCCCGGATGGTGGAAGCCGGTGCCAGCCGCATCGGAGCCTCCGCCGGCGCAGCCATCCTGGCGGGGAGCACCATCTAATGCTCTTCAAGACGTCAGCCGTCCAGCAGCCGGACGGCTACCTCAGCCGTATCCCGTGGTTCCAGTTCCTCTTGATCTCCCTGTGCTTCCCCCTGTGGGGCGCCGCGGCAAGCCTGAACGACATCCTCATCACGCAGTTCAAGTCCGTGTTCACCCTTTCGGACCTGGCCACCGCCTTCGTCCAGTCGGCGTTCTACGGCGGCTACTTCGTCATCGCGATTCCCGCCTCCCGCATCATCCGCCGGTTCACGTACAAGACCGGCATCCTGATCGGCCTCGGCGTCTACATCGTCGGCTGCGCGGCATTCTTCCCCGCCTCGCACATGGCCACTTACAGCATGTTCCTGGTGGCGCTGTTCGCCATCGCCATCGGCCTGAGCTTCCTGGAAACGGCCGGCAACACGTACTCCACCATGCTTGGCCCGAAGCCCACCTCCACGCTCCGGCTCAACATCTCCCAGACCTTCACGCCGCTGGGCTCCATCCTGGGCATCCTGCTGGGCAAGTACCTTGTCTTTACCGACGGCGACACCCTGGACGCGCAGATGGCCGGCATGACCATGGAGGAGAAAACAGCCTTCAGCGCCGAAATGCTGCAGCGGACCCTGCTGCCGTACCGCTACATCATCATGATCCTGGTGGTGGTCTTCATCGTGGTGGCGCTGACCAAGTTCCCGCACTGCAAGCCGCTGGGTGACCGGACGCATCTGGCCACTGCCCGCGTGGGGGAGACCCTGGCCTACCTGGCCCGCAACAAGGAATTCCTGCGCGGCATCTTCGCCCAGTTCATGTACGTGGGTATGCAGACCGCGGTGTGGTCCTTCACCATCCGGCTGGCACTGAACCTGGATGATTCCATCAACGAACGCGATGCCACCAACTACATGGTGTTCGCCTTTGCCGCCTTCTTCCTCGGCAAGGTCGTCGCCAACTTCCTGATTGCCCGCTTTGACGTCAACGCCGTCCTGATGGGCTTTGCCGCCCTCGGCAGCCTGGCCCTGGTGTACGTCATGCTGGTTCCGAACATCACCGCGGTCTGGGCCGCAGTGCTGGTCTCAGGTCTCTTCGGTCCCTGCTGGGCCACCATCTTCGGCCGCACGCTGGACACCATCACGGACAAGCGCCACCAGGAAACCGGCGGCGCCGTGCTGGTGATGGCCATTGTCGGCGGAGCAGTCATCCCCGTGGTCCAGGGCCTGGTCTCGGATGCTTCCGGCTCCCTGCAGTTCTCCTTCATTGTGTCCGTGGTCTGCTTCCTGGTGGTCCTGCTGCACTTCGGCCGTCTGCGTCGGATAACCGGGCGCACCATCAGCACGGAAAAGGAAGCCGAGTATGTTTCGCATTAACCTGGCCCGGTCCGCTTTCTCCGCGGTCCCGGTAACCATGGCCGAATCGGACGAATTCACGGTCACGGGTATCCGGTACCCCTCCGGCGTCGAGTCCGTCACCGTGGCCAACTCCCGCGGCCGGGTGGAAGTCCTGCCGTTCCTGGGGCAGATGGTCTGGGATGCGGAGTTCGACGGCGTGAGCCTGCGGATGGATTCGCCCTTCCGGCAGCCCTATCCCGCCACTCTGATCGAGGACACCTACGGCTGCTTCGCCTTCCACTCCGGACTGCTCGCCGCCGGTTGCCCGTCGCCGGAGGATAACCACCCGCTGCACGGGGAGTTCCCGTGCGCGGTCTTCGACGAAGCCTGGCTCGAAATCGACACTGACTCCGTGGCCGTCTCCGGACGCCACGAATTCGTCAAGGGATTCGGTGACCACTACGAGGCAGTTCCCGCCGTCCGCCTCCGGGCCGGTTCGGCCATGTTCGACATCGACCTGTCCGTGACCAACCTGTCCGCAGTACGCACCATGCCGCTGCAGTACATGTGCCACATGAACTACGCCTACTCGGACGGGGCGCGGATGACGCAGTCTCTGCCCGACGGCGCGTTCGCGCTGCGCGGGACCGTGCCGGCGCACGTCTTCCCGACGCCTGAGTGGACGGTCCTGAACGAGGCCATCCGCAGCGGGCAGGTAGCCGCGGACGTGCTGGATGCTGCCCAGGGGTATGACCCGGAGATCGTGTTCCTCGCCGATGACCTGCCCGCGTACGGGCAGGAC
Encoded proteins:
- a CDS encoding HNH endonuclease, whose product is MQNLEAFDEAMVGEALVRVEHLISWGQAQRARLLNRMEQIFRDNFFDPSERDKPGIAFSLAAAEGAAILNVPQVTGQRLLSEAGQLCGTHTATLSGLEEGRFSYQHAQVVLEQCQNVPASKLPAFEADLLKAAEGQTRAQFSAKARRLREKKFPETVSKRHLTAFEQRMVTLDREEDGMSCLSAHLRAAEAQQIYTALSTAARGEQSAGDSRTTDQLRADILSQLLMGGSRGLFATAGTRGEAGTRYATGVRPGTGHTGHTGNDNGAATRYEGNLGFDGGPEGSPNMEGNPDIDARAGVGSGPDEGIVPRTEIMVLISVETLFGADDQPAELHGYGPISAEEARRLARNAVGWTGLAQDPHTGEILGVGRRRKVPAGLRRWLRARDGTCRFPGCRVSTANADIDHTVDWARGGPTDHGNLEHLCRRHHRFKTLGYWKACQPVPGVIEWASPTGRVYRTEPFLELGPPRPVPDPDRGRTDHEQSQPEQAPPF
- a CDS encoding ABC transporter substrate-binding protein, with the protein product MNKPSSRTPVLAAAGILALSLTLAGCGGGDSAASDRPENEIHVLVYGDASNDVESAMVERFNETSDVKVVLDTIPGAEYQQKLQTVMSTDAAPDIFFNWGGGSIQDFVDADLLMPLDDFIEEDPKLKDAFLPSVFDVATVDDTPYGVPMRGTQPVMLFHNKEVLASAGIEEAPQTWDELLDAVEKLKAAGKTPIALGGGDEWPTQMWFSYVYDRVAGPELFQSAIDGDTDVWDSEESRESLGMLRELVDTGAFGTNFQSVKFTDGGSHTLLSTGQAGFELMGSWEYSTIQDVNPEFAASGLGWSEFPEIEGGKGDPANLVGNTNNYYSVLKDTRYPEAARDFLKLMYSDEFVQEQMAIGNLPTTTSTEGFLDQATNPDYARFQFGLVQDAPNFQLSWDQAYPPAATPTIHSAVADFFAGSIDEDGFIEAMQSLKK
- the fucP gene encoding L-fucose:H+ symporter permease, whose amino-acid sequence is MLFKTSAVQQPDGYLSRIPWFQFLLISLCFPLWGAAASLNDILITQFKSVFTLSDLATAFVQSAFYGGYFVIAIPASRIIRRFTYKTGILIGLGVYIVGCAAFFPASHMATYSMFLVALFAIAIGLSFLETAGNTYSTMLGPKPTSTLRLNISQTFTPLGSILGILLGKYLVFTDGDTLDAQMAGMTMEEKTAFSAEMLQRTLLPYRYIIMILVVVFIVVALTKFPHCKPLGDRTHLATARVGETLAYLARNKEFLRGIFAQFMYVGMQTAVWSFTIRLALNLDDSINERDATNYMVFAFAAFFLGKVVANFLIARFDVNAVLMGFAALGSLALVYVMLVPNITAVWAAVLVSGLFGPCWATIFGRTLDTITDKRHQETGGAVLVMAIVGGAVIPVVQGLVSDASGSLQFSFIVSVVCFLVVLLHFGRLRRITGRTISTEKEAEYVSH
- a CDS encoding VOC family protein, producing the protein MRLHHVQVSIPKDGEDQARQFYGAALGLTEVDKPPSLAGRGGCWFRTFDGDDVVAEIHLGVDSPFVPAKKAHPALLLDSAKELEELGARISTRGFEVSWTDRYTFEGYERFHCKDPFGNRVETLSLPAG
- a CDS encoding carbohydrate ABC transporter permease, which codes for MTTLLPPRPPAAPDNPAKGRPVRAGRARLNRPGVAWTLPATVFFLLFAVVPLIAVVVLSFMTWTGLGDPKFVGTENWETLAGDSVMLKSLWLSVLFIVLGVATQTPVSILLGVWAAGPQRNRAVLSAIFFLPLLLSSAAISVLWRALLDPNFGVPAQLKWLFGDGNLFGNQSTAIGVIIFVGMWQFTPFHTLIYQGAAKSVPPVLYQAAEIDGAGRVRQFFSITLPQLRNSIITSVILMVVGGLTTFETVLILTNGGPGTDTTITAFYMYEEAFRRYNFGMGSAIALVLVVVATAISLIMVKVSGYDKMRSTMEGV
- a CDS encoding sugar-binding transcriptional regulator — its product is MDARDEQALDAVKLYYGTGLSQGEVAQRLGLSRPTVSKLIQHGKDRGYVSIQIHDPREQESSLATELCKAFGLSAVRLAVVPESGPEDLVGELGKVGAALLAENVRDGDSVGVTWGQTMYAVARNLQRQERRGVEIIQLKGGVSYTTRATNDFETITLFCNAFGAFARTLPLPVIFDSVEVKRLVEREEHIRRVIEMGRESDVAVFTVGAIRPDAMLFNLGYLSETEEAGIAAHAVGDICSRFFDDDGNPCVPQLDERTVGITLQDLRRVPTRLMVAGGEHKATAIEAALRSGYATHLVIDQDTARQVLRMTRQRAAS
- the deoC gene encoding deoxyribose-phosphate aldolase; translated protein: MSKISQLIDHTLLAPTATATQIDTLVQEAVEHGFKTVCVNPAWVSRARRAVEGTPVGVCTVVGFPLGASTTAVKVFETTDAVTNGAHEVDMVINIGWALAGQWDDIEAEIRAVVDAAGSQALVKVILETCLLTAEQTAEASRRSVAAGADFVKTSTGFSKHGATVEAVQLMRETVGPDLGVKASGGVRTPEDLARMVEAGASRIGASAGAAILAGSTI
- a CDS encoding LacI family DNA-binding transcriptional regulator, whose translation is MQSSLPQNPVTLADLASEAEVSLSTVSKVLNGRTDVSRKTRAKVEALLEEHGYRRKGGAKSRLLELVFHELESAWALEIIRGVENIAREKGLSVVLTESGTRHAPSPEWVEGVIARRPVGVVLVFSDLAQDSRRQLEARSIPFVIIDPAGDPAPDVPSVGSANWSGGMMATRHLIDLGHTRIAAITGPEDMMCSLARIDGYRSALNNASLPLDRDLIRYGNFHVDGGRDHALELLSLPDRPTAIFAGSDLQALGVLDAARQLGISVPDELSIVGYDDLQVAQWSSPALTTVHQPLIEMAEEAARMAVRLFEGERPNNLRLDLATSLVVRQSTARVPAAVGSSG
- a CDS encoding DUF5996 family protein, encoding MDKNFLNYPDWQATADTLHLYLQVAGKVKLERSYPEPEWGHVRMPLTVQGIGTGIMPGPDTNFEIYFNLRQHHVDVQNTNYIRTRIELSDGLSVADFYRQLMGALEFIEAPTSINTDPQEFYDPVPFDADTKHSTYDKHAVELFLDNLHFAHRSLEQFLGPVRGKVFAPSYWFGTMDLSGTIFSGQSEPYPGNGVIAVNCFDERFCEFGFWPGDPSSTDPAFYVMPYPFLSNIGSYGTMLAPAKAQFLTRSSEFIFTLKDAFSYDDPQQAVVDFCRTSFDIVQRLDPWDDIDWITEPLTY
- a CDS encoding aldose 1-epimerase family protein, which encodes MFRINLARSAFSAVPVTMAESDEFTVTGIRYPSGVESVTVANSRGRVEVLPFLGQMVWDAEFDGVSLRMDSPFRQPYPATLIEDTYGCFAFHSGLLAAGCPSPEDNHPLHGEFPCAVFDEAWLEIDTDSVAVSGRHEFVKGFGDHYEAVPAVRLRAGSAMFDIDLSVTNLSAVRTMPLQYMCHMNYAYSDGARMTQSLPDGAFALRGTVPAHVFPTPEWTVLNEAIRSGQVAADVLDAAQGYDPEIVFLADDLPAYGQDLEFRLERTDGITFCTRFSSADFPVATRWLLHNPDQRVASFVLPGTSRPEGFLAAKAAGTLIELAPGASRSFHVSTGITEEA